A stretch of the Actinomycetota bacterium genome encodes the following:
- a CDS encoding NAD(P)/FAD-dependent oxidoreductase codes for MAEPGTIQEHYDAIIVGGRVAGASLATHIVQQGYSALVVERAAFPRDTLSTHIFQNLDTLERLGVLDRLLATGAPLLTEFRLRMDGLDLSQDHDDLPMLAVRRRVLDPILLDRAARAGADVLSPARVTGLLSNGARVTGVRLRDPGRREREIHARVVVGADGRTSTVARLVGARRYNVTRSERSGGFAYFEGVEPGPVFHFYVEGTDYFLGYSTDSGLFLASMMWGSPDFRRYHDADGTAFDAALATCRPLAKALAGGRRIRPPVFIGGWEGYFREAAGPGWVLVGDAGHFKDPAPGQGISDALRQAEGLAAAICRGIETHTLPAQLKAWWRWRDWDAAEMYWWAREFGRGGRQSPVIAEMLRAMAGSPRALRATHEIVFHRRRPFRVFTPPRVAAAATRLLVAGSLPRGQVLAETRTLVRRDLERRYRTRRPKYEE; via the coding sequence ATGGCGGAGCCCGGCACCATCCAGGAGCACTACGACGCCATCATCGTCGGGGGGCGGGTGGCGGGGGCCTCGCTGGCGACCCACATCGTGCAGCAGGGCTACTCGGCCCTGGTCGTCGAGCGGGCCGCCTTCCCCCGGGACACCCTGTCCACCCATATTTTCCAGAACCTCGATACCCTGGAGCGCCTCGGAGTCCTCGACCGCCTCCTCGCCACCGGCGCCCCCCTCCTCACCGAGTTCCGCCTGCGCATGGACGGCCTCGACCTGTCCCAGGACCACGACGACCTCCCGATGCTCGCCGTGCGCCGGCGGGTGCTGGACCCGATCCTCCTCGACCGGGCAGCCCGCGCCGGCGCCGACGTGCTCAGCCCGGCCCGGGTGACCGGCCTCCTCAGCAACGGCGCCCGGGTCACCGGCGTTCGCCTGCGGGACCCCGGGCGCCGCGAGCGCGAGATCCACGCCCGGGTGGTGGTGGGAGCCGACGGGCGCACCTCGACCGTCGCCCGGCTGGTGGGCGCCCGGCGCTACAACGTCACCCGCAGCGAACGGTCGGGCGGCTTCGCCTACTTCGAGGGCGTGGAGCCCGGCCCGGTCTTCCACTTCTACGTGGAGGGCACGGACTACTTCCTGGGCTACTCCACCGACAGCGGGCTGTTCCTCGCCTCGATGATGTGGGGCAGCCCCGACTTCCGGCGCTACCACGATGCCGATGGCACCGCCTTCGACGCCGCGCTCGCCACCTGCCGCCCGCTGGCCAAAGCCCTGGCGGGCGGGCGCCGCATCCGCCCGCCGGTGTTCATCGGCGGCTGGGAGGGCTACTTCCGGGAGGCGGCCGGCCCGGGCTGGGTGCTGGTGGGCGACGCCGGGCACTTCAAGGACCCCGCCCCGGGCCAGGGGATCTCCGACGCCCTCCGGCAGGCCGAGGGCCTGGCGGCCGCCATCTGCCGGGGCATCGAGACCCACACGCTGCCCGCCCAGCTGAAGGCCTGGTGGCGCTGGCGGGACTGGGACGCCGCCGAGATGTACTGGTGGGCACGGGAATTCGGCCGGGGGGGCCGGCAGTCGCCGGTGATCGCCGAGATGCTCCGGGCGATGGCGGGCAGCCCCCGGGCACTCCGGGCGACACACGAGATCGTGTTCCACCGCCGCCGCCCCTTCCGGGTGTTCACCCCGCCCCGGGTGGCAGCAGCGGCGACCCGGCTGCTGGTCGCCGGGTCCCTCCCCCGGGGCCAGGTGCTGGCCGAGACCCGCACCCTGGTACGCCGGGACCTCGAGCGCCGCTACCGCACCCGGCGGCCGAAGTACGAGGAGTAG
- a CDS encoding VOC family protein, producing MNEGVWTIIYPTTNLEASKALFATLLGSDPIADSPYYVGFQVGKQHIGLNPHGHREGQSGPQAFYHVSDIKATMQALIDGGATSNAEPRDVGGGRLVGSVKDADGNVIGLLEDPVAG from the coding sequence ATGAACGAAGGGGTGTGGACCATCATCTACCCGACCACCAACCTCGAGGCCAGCAAGGCCCTCTTCGCCACGCTGCTGGGCTCCGACCCCATTGCGGACTCGCCCTACTACGTGGGCTTCCAGGTGGGCAAGCAGCACATCGGGCTGAACCCGCACGGGCACCGGGAGGGCCAGAGCGGGCCGCAGGCCTTCTACCACGTGAGCGACATCAAGGCCACCATGCAGGCGCTCATCGACGGCGGGGCGACGTCGAACGCCGAGCCCCGGGATGTCGGCGGGGGGAGGCTGGTCGGCTCGGTGAAGGACGCCGACGGCAACGTCATCGGGCTGCTCGAGGACCCGGTCGCCGGCTGA
- a CDS encoding alpha/beta hydrolase: MSHPLPADSATRPGVPVELAALERGAGPVVTLIHGGIFHSGPTWARQIGPLATEGYRVLAVDRRGYGRSPDARAPAGERISVALQAADVWHTLDLREAPASHLVGISYGALVALEAALARPEACTSLTLIEPGLLAWLADDADYGPWLQRWRELEARGASGAPLEEWLGEFLSLIDPQMARDLAPGSPAYGILERALPHEWEEESASTYQPDPEALAALGVPTLIVTGADSEPAPHAIAELMAERIAGATQAEIEGAGHALQAEQPDAFNRLLLGFLALQA, encoded by the coding sequence ATGAGCCACCCCCTGCCCGCTGACTCCGCCACCCGGCCCGGCGTCCCCGTCGAGCTCGCCGCCCTCGAGCGCGGGGCGGGCCCGGTCGTCACCCTCATCCACGGCGGGATCTTCCATTCCGGCCCCACCTGGGCCCGCCAGATCGGCCCGCTCGCCACCGAGGGCTACCGGGTGCTGGCGGTGGACCGGCGGGGCTACGGTCGCTCCCCGGACGCCCGGGCGCCGGCGGGCGAGCGCATCTCGGTCGCCCTGCAGGCCGCCGATGTCTGGCACACCCTCGACCTGCGGGAGGCCCCGGCCAGCCATCTGGTGGGCATCTCCTACGGCGCACTGGTTGCCCTGGAGGCCGCCCTGGCCCGCCCGGAGGCGTGCACCTCGCTGACGCTCATCGAGCCCGGCCTGCTGGCCTGGCTGGCGGACGATGCCGACTACGGCCCCTGGCTGCAGCGGTGGCGGGAGCTGGAGGCGCGGGGGGCCTCGGGGGCGCCGCTCGAGGAGTGGCTGGGCGAGTTCCTGTCCCTGATCGACCCGCAGATGGCCCGGGACCTGGCGCCGGGATCACCTGCCTACGGCATCCTGGAGCGGGCACTCCCCCACGAGTGGGAGGAGGAGAGCGCCTCGACCTACCAACCCGACCCCGAGGCGTTGGCCGCCCTCGGCGTCCCCACCTTGATCGTCACCGGGGCCGACAGCGAGCCCGCCCCGCATGCCATCGCCGAGCTGATGGCGGAGCGCATCGCGGGCGCCACCCAGGCCGAGATCGAGGGCGCCGGGCATGCCCTGCAGGCCGAGCAGCCCGACGCCTTCAACCGGCTACTGCTGGGGTTCCTCGCCCTGCAGGCGTAA
- a CDS encoding dTDP-4-dehydrorhamnose 3,5-epimerase family protein, producing the protein MKLEPIPGIPGAVLGTPVVHGDSRGSFMEIFREDLLGVHFVQANHSHSAAGVLRGLHYHRKQADAWYVIGGEAQAMLADLRTASTSPAVVPVPLVGGEPQVLYIPPGVAHGFLAVTDVDLIYWVTGYYDASDEFGVAWDDATLSAPWRIAQPVLSGRDQANPPLSWDDVGGLWPTGE; encoded by the coding sequence GTGAAGCTGGAGCCGATCCCGGGCATCCCGGGCGCCGTCCTCGGCACCCCCGTCGTGCACGGCGACAGCCGGGGGTCGTTCATGGAGATCTTCCGCGAGGACCTCCTGGGGGTGCACTTCGTGCAAGCCAACCACTCGCACTCGGCCGCCGGGGTGCTGCGCGGGCTGCACTACCACCGCAAGCAGGCCGACGCCTGGTACGTGATCGGCGGGGAGGCCCAGGCGATGCTGGCCGACCTGCGCACCGCCTCCACCTCCCCGGCGGTGGTGCCGGTCCCGCTCGTCGGGGGCGAGCCGCAGGTGCTCTACATCCCGCCCGGCGTCGCCCATGGCTTCCTGGCGGTGACCGACGTGGACCTCATCTACTGGGTGACCGGCTACTACGACGCCAGCGACGAGTTCGGGGTGGCCTGGGACGACGCCACCCTGTCCGCCCCCTGGCGCATCGCCCAGCCGGTGCTCTCGGGGCGGGACCAGGCCAACCCGCCGTTGTCCTGGGACGACGTCGGCGGGCTGTGGCCGACGGGGGAGTG
- a CDS encoding isochorismatase family protein: MARYGPTTALIVVDVQNDFADPRGSLSVPGGEQALGAINRELAEARAAGAFVVFTQDWHPPVTPHFASDGGTWPEHCIGGSWGAELHRDLAALPDEPRIRKGVGGEDGYSGFTVADPTGGQRSPTGLEDLLRDNGIAQVVVVGLATDYCVKATALDAVTLGFPTVVVEDGVRAVDLAPGDGARAVAEMRAAGVTVA, encoded by the coding sequence ATGGCCCGGTACGGTCCCACCACGGCGCTGATCGTCGTCGACGTCCAGAATGACTTCGCCGACCCCCGGGGCAGCCTGTCGGTCCCGGGCGGCGAGCAGGCCCTCGGCGCGATCAACCGGGAACTGGCCGAGGCCCGGGCGGCGGGCGCCTTCGTGGTCTTCACCCAGGACTGGCACCCACCGGTCACGCCGCACTTCGCCAGCGACGGGGGCACCTGGCCCGAGCACTGCATCGGCGGCAGCTGGGGAGCCGAGCTGCACCGGGACCTCGCCGCCCTCCCCGACGAGCCCCGCATCCGCAAGGGCGTCGGCGGGGAGGACGGCTACTCGGGCTTCACGGTCGCCGACCCCACCGGCGGGCAGCGCTCGCCGACGGGGCTGGAGGACCTGTTGCGGGACAACGGGATTGCGCAGGTGGTGGTGGTGGGCCTGGCCACCGACTACTGCGTGAAAGCCACCGCCCTGGACGCCGTCACCCTGGGCTTCCCAACGGTTGTCGTCGAGGACGGCGTCCGGGCGGTGGACCTCGCCCCAGGCGACGGTGCCCGGGCCGTCGCCGAGATGCGAGCCGCCGGGGTCACGGTTGCCTAG
- a CDS encoding Uma2 family endonuclease: MARAAEGGYSVEDFDWVRAQWGVAHVELDPWGNLVVTPATDLHEAAVSLLTRQLVRQLPDSLAIAANGPAWRVPGGSGYLNMPDLAVLTAGWHLRDDEHLVPPPHLVVEVASPSTRVVDRNRKRDDYLLGGAEAYLLVDLPALAPVEAPTFTLVRPGEPEVTAHTEIALMVAGRPVRLTLTPLESRD; the protein is encoded by the coding sequence ATGGCCCGTGCAGCTGAGGGAGGGTACAGCGTCGAGGACTTCGACTGGGTGCGCGCCCAGTGGGGAGTGGCGCACGTCGAGCTCGATCCCTGGGGCAACCTGGTCGTGACGCCGGCGACGGACCTCCACGAGGCCGCGGTCAGCCTGCTGACCCGCCAGCTTGTACGCCAACTCCCAGACTCTTTGGCCATTGCGGCCAATGGCCCTGCCTGGCGGGTGCCCGGCGGGAGTGGGTACCTCAATATGCCGGATCTGGCAGTACTGACGGCGGGCTGGCACCTCCGGGATGACGAGCATCTCGTCCCTCCCCCTCACCTGGTGGTCGAGGTGGCTTCGCCCTCCACCCGCGTGGTGGATCGCAACCGAAAGCGGGACGACTACCTGTTGGGCGGGGCCGAGGCCTACCTGCTCGTAGACCTGCCCGCGCTGGCCCCGGTCGAGGCTCCCACCTTCACGCTGGTGCGCCCGGGCGAGCCGGAGGTCACGGCCCACACCGAGATTGCGCTGATGGTGGCCGGCCGGCCGGTGCGCCTCACCCTGACCCCGCTCGAGTCGCGGGACTGA
- a CDS encoding NAD-dependent epimerase/dehydratase family protein, whose translation MQGKTIVVTGGAGFLGSHFVRHALASGAGLVVNVDALTYAGDLRRLGDVADDPRCAFVRADVASAPEIAAVFQVYRPDLVVHYAAETHVTRSESDPDRFFRTNVEGTRVVLDAALAHGVGRVVHVSTDEVYGPILEGAFAEEDKGRGEGAASSPYARSKAIADDLARSYADRLEVVVVRPTNAFGPHQFPEKAFPRWIVRGLRGDVLPVWGDGLYVRQWLHAGDFAAAVGLAATMGAPGGVYNVGPRHEPEITNLALVRWLAGRLGLPEDRIVMTAYDRPAHDRRYCVDATRITGLGWRPGDVWEQLGATVDWYRDHEDWWGPHLAEAESIYTDAAAR comes from the coding sequence ATGCAGGGCAAGACCATCGTGGTGACGGGCGGGGCCGGGTTCCTCGGCAGCCATTTCGTCCGCCACGCCCTGGCGTCCGGCGCCGGCCTGGTGGTGAACGTCGATGCGCTCACCTACGCCGGGGACCTGCGCCGCCTCGGCGATGTGGCCGACGACCCCCGCTGCGCCTTCGTCCGGGCCGACGTCGCCTCGGCGCCCGAGATCGCCGCCGTCTTCCAGGTGTACCGGCCCGATCTCGTCGTGCACTACGCAGCTGAGACCCACGTCACCCGCAGCGAGTCGGATCCCGACCGGTTCTTCCGCACCAACGTCGAGGGCACCCGGGTGGTGCTCGACGCGGCGCTCGCCCACGGGGTGGGCCGTGTGGTCCATGTCTCCACCGACGAGGTCTACGGCCCGATCCTCGAGGGGGCCTTCGCCGAGGAGGACAAGGGGCGAGGCGAGGGGGCGGCGAGTAGCCCGTACGCCCGGTCGAAGGCCATCGCCGACGACCTGGCCCGCTCGTACGCCGATCGCCTGGAGGTGGTGGTCGTGCGGCCCACCAACGCCTTCGGGCCGCACCAGTTCCCCGAGAAGGCCTTCCCCCGCTGGATCGTGCGGGGCCTCCGGGGCGACGTGCTGCCGGTCTGGGGCGACGGCCTCTACGTGCGTCAGTGGCTGCACGCCGGCGACTTCGCCGCCGCCGTCGGCCTGGCCGCCACGATGGGCGCCCCGGGTGGGGTGTACAACGTCGGCCCCCGCCATGAGCCCGAGATCACCAACCTGGCGCTGGTGCGCTGGCTGGCGGGACGCCTCGGCCTGCCCGAGGACCGCATCGTCATGACCGCCTACGACCGCCCGGCCCACGACCGGCGCTACTGCGTCGATGCGACCCGCATCACCGGCCTGGGCTGGCGCCCGGGCGACGTCTGGGAGCAGCTGGGGGCCACGGTGGACTGGTACCGGGACCACGAGGACTGGTGGGGGCCGCACCTGGCGGAGGCGGAGTCGATCTACACCGATGCGGCGGCCCGGTGA
- a CDS encoding M20/M25/M40 family metallo-hydrolase, translating into MADLEGETTELLSQLIRNACINDGTPDSGHESVSADLLASYLDVPGLELQRFEPHPGRVSLLARLEGADEHAPTLMLMGHTDVVPANPHGWVRDPFGGEVVDGEVWGRGAVDMLSLTASMAVATRHLATGATGARVATRPRGTVLYLAVADEEAGGRLGAEWLAQHHPDAIRCDYVVTEPGLFRMPLPAATPGGPLRLPVTVAEKGAYWCTINVEGSPGHGARPLRTDNAVVKAAEIVSRLAAFRPEAHIPAVWRRFVEGMDLSAEDTAALVDARRIGDIAERHPLAPWAGMAHACTHTSIAPTVLRGGVKRNVIPDAAEIQLDIRTLPAHGGDEVQAMLRDALGDLWDSVRLTVDFDAPPTESTTDSPLWEALSRATSALLPTAQGSVLVPFLAAGQSDARFFRMMGATAYGFGLYSDRLSFADFATMAHGDNERIDAESLRRCAELWPLLVWELLK; encoded by the coding sequence ATGGCGGACCTCGAGGGCGAGACAACTGAGCTGCTGAGCCAGCTGATCCGCAACGCGTGCATCAACGACGGCACGCCCGACTCCGGGCATGAGTCGGTGAGTGCCGACCTGCTGGCCTCCTACCTCGACGTGCCCGGGCTGGAGCTGCAGCGCTTCGAGCCGCACCCGGGCCGGGTCAGCCTCCTCGCCCGCCTGGAGGGCGCCGACGAGCACGCCCCGACGCTGATGCTGATGGGCCACACCGACGTGGTCCCGGCCAATCCCCACGGATGGGTGCGGGACCCCTTCGGCGGCGAGGTGGTCGACGGTGAAGTGTGGGGCCGGGGAGCCGTCGACATGCTCAGCCTGACGGCGTCGATGGCCGTGGCGACCCGCCATCTCGCCACGGGGGCCACCGGGGCCAGGGTTGCGACCCGTCCCCGGGGGACGGTGCTGTACCTGGCAGTCGCCGACGAGGAGGCGGGAGGGCGGTTGGGGGCCGAGTGGCTGGCGCAGCACCACCCCGACGCCATCCGGTGCGACTACGTCGTCACCGAGCCCGGGTTGTTCCGCATGCCGCTCCCGGCAGCCACCCCGGGAGGGCCGCTGCGGCTCCCGGTGACGGTCGCCGAGAAGGGTGCCTACTGGTGCACGATCAACGTGGAGGGCAGCCCCGGCCACGGCGCCCGCCCGCTGCGCACCGACAACGCGGTGGTGAAGGCGGCCGAGATCGTCAGCCGGCTGGCCGCGTTCCGGCCTGAGGCGCACATCCCGGCGGTGTGGCGCCGCTTCGTGGAGGGGATGGACCTGAGCGCCGAGGACACCGCGGCCCTGGTTGACGCCCGCCGCATCGGCGACATCGCCGAGCGCCACCCCCTCGCCCCCTGGGCGGGCATGGCGCACGCCTGCACCCACACGAGCATCGCCCCGACGGTGCTCCGGGGCGGGGTGAAGCGCAACGTCATCCCCGACGCCGCCGAGATCCAGCTCGACATCCGGACACTGCCGGCGCATGGGGGCGACGAGGTGCAGGCGATGCTCCGGGACGCCCTCGGCGACCTGTGGGACTCGGTGCGCCTCACGGTGGACTTCGACGCCCCGCCGACGGAGTCGACCACCGATTCACCGCTGTGGGAGGCGTTGTCCCGGGCGACCTCGGCCCTTCTCCCCACTGCCCAGGGGTCGGTCCTGGTGCCGTTCCTGGCCGCCGGGCAGAGTGACGCCCGGTTCTTCCGGATGATGGGGGCCACGGCCTACGGGTTCGGCCTCTACAGCGACCGGCTGAGCTTCGCCGACTTCGCCACCATGGCCCACGGGGACAACGAGCGCATCGACGCCGAGTCCCTCCGGCGCTGCGCCGAGCTGTGGCCGCTGCTGGTGTGGGAGCTGCTGAAATGA
- a CDS encoding Uma2 family endonuclease produces MVRAAEGGYTVDDLDWLRTQLGVAHVELDPWGSLIVTPATDQHEKAVALLWEQLFSQLSVVDAQIVGNGPPWRVPEGSGYLNMPDLTVLRRDWDTRQDEHFVPPPYLVVEIASPSTRVVDRNRKRDDYLLGGAEAYLLVDLPGLAPVEAPTFTLVRPGEPEVTAEGEIALKVAGQPVRLSLGTPGSAG; encoded by the coding sequence ATGGTTCGTGCGGCCGAAGGAGGCTACACCGTCGACGATCTCGACTGGCTCCGGACCCAGTTGGGTGTGGCGCACGTCGAGCTGGACCCGTGGGGGAGCCTCATCGTGACGCCGGCGACGGATCAGCATGAGAAGGCCGTCGCACTGCTGTGGGAACAGCTCTTTTCGCAACTCAGCGTGGTGGATGCCCAGATTGTGGGCAACGGCCCACCGTGGCGGGTACCGGAGGGGAGCGGCTACCTCAACATGCCGGACTTGACGGTCCTCCGACGCGACTGGGACACCCGCCAGGACGAACATTTCGTTCCTCCCCCCTACCTGGTGGTCGAGATTGCCTCGCCCTCCACCCGGGTGGTGGACCGCAATCGCAAGCGGGACGACTACCTGCTGGGTGGGGCCGAGGCCTACCTGCTGGTGGACCTGCCCGGCCTGGCCCCGGTTGAAGCTCCCACCTTCACGCTGGTGCGTCCGGGCGAGCCGGAGGTCACGGCTGAGGGCGAGATTGCGCTGAAGGTGGCCGGCCAGCCGGTGCGGCTGAGCCTTGGCACCCCCGGGTCGGCCGGGTAA
- the panB gene encoding 3-methyl-2-oxobutanoate hydroxymethyltransferase, translating into MPTTVRDLARYKSDGRRFAMLTAYDFPTARLLDEAGIPALLVGDSLGQVVLGYDTTLPVTMDEMLHHCRAVARGARTALLIGDMPFGSYQTSLEDGIRNATRMLKEGGMHAVKFEGWMPELTQALTERGIPVMAHLGLTPQSVHAFGGYRVQAKNEEDAHALVAHALDLQKAGAFALVLEAVPAAVAASVTQALAIPTIGVGAGPGCDGQVLVVHDLLGFRAGVEATRSPKFVKAQADLATVIHDAARAYLHEVEAGTFPDEAHSY; encoded by the coding sequence ATGCCCACGACCGTGCGCGACCTGGCCCGCTACAAGTCGGACGGCCGCCGCTTCGCCATGCTCACCGCTTACGACTTCCCCACCGCCCGCCTGCTGGACGAGGCCGGGATCCCCGCCCTGCTGGTGGGCGACTCCCTCGGGCAGGTGGTCCTGGGCTACGACACCACCCTGCCGGTGACGATGGACGAGATGCTGCACCATTGCCGGGCGGTCGCCCGGGGGGCGCGCACCGCCCTGTTGATCGGCGACATGCCCTTCGGCAGCTACCAGACCTCGCTGGAGGACGGCATCCGCAACGCCACCCGCATGCTGAAGGAGGGCGGCATGCACGCCGTGAAGTTCGAGGGCTGGATGCCCGAGCTCACCCAGGCCCTCACCGAGCGCGGCATCCCGGTAATGGCCCACCTGGGCCTGACCCCCCAGTCGGTGCACGCGTTCGGCGGCTACCGGGTGCAAGCCAAGAACGAGGAGGACGCCCACGCCCTCGTCGCCCACGCCCTCGACCTGCAGAAAGCGGGCGCCTTCGCCCTGGTGCTGGAGGCGGTGCCCGCGGCCGTGGCCGCCTCGGTGACCCAGGCGCTCGCCATCCCCACCATCGGCGTCGGGGCGGGGCCGGGCTGCGACGGCCAGGTCCTGGTGGTGCACGACCTGCTGGGCTTCCGGGCCGGCGTGGAGGCCACCCGCTCCCCCAAGTTCGTGAAGGCCCAGGCCGACCTCGCCACCGTTATCCATGACGCCGCCCGGGCGTACCTGCACGAGGTGGAGGCAGGCACCTTCCCGGACGAAGCCCATTCGTACTGA
- a CDS encoding glutamate--cysteine ligase, with the protein MHIVFQASPRASLGVEMELELVDTATRELTSKGSQILEALARSSAGHAAVRAKHELMECTVEINTGVCDTVADARADLESAIAALAPHCADAGVAMMCSGTHPFSHWIDQRISPDPRYGRLVETMQWPARQLQIFGIHVHVGVRSAERAVAMAGALAYYIPHFLALSASSPFWLGQDTGLASCRSKIFEQLPTAGLPYPLQTWSDFEGFMTTLINARAVDSIREVWWDVRPHPDFGTVEMRICDGMPTLSEVCAVAALSQCLVEWMEGLCERGFALPEPKQWILRENKWRAVRYGMEAEIIIDEEGDLMKIREAIVTLVDELSPVAQRLGCLAELRHCLTILETGPSYLRQRDIAAASGSLVEVVDALVQELATDSPITGSR; encoded by the coding sequence GTGCACATCGTGTTCCAGGCCTCACCACGAGCCAGCCTCGGCGTCGAGATGGAGCTTGAGCTCGTCGACACGGCGACCCGCGAGCTGACCTCCAAGGGCTCGCAGATCCTGGAGGCCCTCGCCCGGAGCAGCGCCGGCCACGCGGCGGTGCGGGCCAAGCACGAACTGATGGAATGCACCGTCGAGATCAATACCGGGGTGTGCGACACCGTGGCCGACGCCCGGGCTGACCTGGAGTCGGCAATCGCCGCCCTGGCGCCGCATTGCGCCGACGCCGGCGTCGCGATGATGTGCTCCGGGACCCACCCGTTCTCGCACTGGATCGACCAGCGCATCAGCCCCGACCCCCGCTACGGCCGGCTGGTCGAGACCATGCAGTGGCCCGCCCGCCAGCTCCAGATCTTCGGCATCCACGTCCACGTCGGCGTGCGCTCCGCCGAGCGGGCGGTGGCGATGGCCGGCGCCCTCGCCTACTACATCCCGCATTTCCTGGCCCTCTCGGCCTCGAGCCCGTTCTGGCTCGGCCAGGACACCGGGCTGGCGTCGTGCCGCTCCAAGATCTTCGAGCAGCTTCCGACCGCCGGCCTGCCGTACCCGCTCCAGACCTGGAGCGATTTCGAGGGCTTCATGACCACGCTGATCAACGCCCGGGCCGTCGACTCGATCCGGGAGGTGTGGTGGGACGTGCGGCCGCACCCGGACTTCGGCACTGTGGAGATGCGGATCTGCGACGGCATGCCCACCCTCAGCGAGGTGTGCGCGGTCGCCGCCCTCAGCCAGTGCCTGGTCGAGTGGATGGAGGGCCTGTGCGAGCGAGGTTTCGCGCTGCCCGAACCCAAGCAGTGGATCCTCCGGGAGAACAAATGGCGGGCGGTGCGCTACGGGATGGAGGCCGAGATCATCATCGACGAGGAGGGCGACCTCATGAAGATCCGGGAGGCGATCGTCACCCTGGTCGACGAGCTGAGCCCGGTCGCCCAGCGGCTCGGGTGCCTGGCGGAGCTCCGCCACTGCCTCACCATCCTGGAGACGGGTCCCTCCTACCTGCGCCAGCGTGACATCGCCGCGGCCTCGGGAAGCCTGGTCGAGGTGGTCGATGCCCTGGTGCAGGAGCTGGCCACCGACTCCCCGATCACCGGCTCCCGCTGA